A single region of the Zonotrichia albicollis isolate bZonAlb1 chromosome 16, bZonAlb1.hap1, whole genome shotgun sequence genome encodes:
- the WFIKKN1 gene encoding LOW QUALITY PROTEIN: WAP, Kazal, immunoglobulin, Kunitz and NTR domain-containing protein 1 (The sequence of the model RefSeq protein was modified relative to this genomic sequence to represent the inferred CDS: deleted 1 base in 1 codon) has protein sequence MEAAGGIAGGPAGAGCAEGQSPRQRARPAARGAAMAPRGRGGRGTRGQRAGRQRGPLRIALLLPVLAAAAGLSLQPGRMRHLGVCPNQLNPNLWVDAQSTCERECQADQDCEDFEKCCTNVCGLRSCVAARFADGSVPALALAPAASCESFVCAQQGSDCDIWDGQPVCKCKDRCEKEPNFTCASDGLTYYNKCYMDAEACLRGTRLTTVPCKHIFTWPDTSPVPQETTARPTPGAGPELPVPPALYTNPFHQSVRAGGTVSFRCDVSGRPQPDITWEKQSEREENFIMRPDQMYGNVVVTNIGQLVIYNARYEDAGIYTCTARNAAGLLRADFPLSVLRREPGGTPRSGSPQPFPSAECLKEPDRRRCEPTEVRWHFDAKQGSCLTFRYGGCGANRNHFETYEECRAACLGSARPTCLLPMVQGPCQNWEPRWAYNHLLKQCHSFVYGGCEGNTNNFESKETCEDVCPFPKSLQCKACRLKSKMVLSLCRSDFAIVGRLMEIVEDQDSGIARFALEDVLKDEKMGLKFFNIKYLEVTLTDMDWSCPCPNMTAEDGPLIIMGEVHDGMATLDPSSYVRAANDKRVKKIYELMEKKTCDLLNRFQD, from the exons ATGGAGGCGGCGGGCGGCATCGCCGGTGGTCCGGCGGGCGCCGGGTGTGCTGAAGGACAGAG CCCTCGCCAGCGAGCCAGgccggcggcgcggggc gccgCGATGGCTCCTCGGGGCAGAGGCGGGCGCGGGACCCGGGGGCAGCGGGCGGGCCGGCAGCGGGGCCCGCTGCGCATCGCGCTGCTCCTGCCCGTgctggcggcggcggccgggctCAGCCTGCAGCCGGGCAGGATGCGGCACCTGGGCGTGTGCCCCAACCAGCTGAACCCCAACCTGTGGGTGGACGCCCAGAGCACCTGCGAGCGGGAGTGCCAGGCCGACCAG GACTGTGAAGACTTTGAGAAATGCTGCACCAACGTGTGTGGGCTGCGGAGCTGCGTGGCCGCTCGCTTTGCCGACGGCAGCGTCCCGGCTCTGGCGCTGGCGCCCGCAGCGTCCTGCGAGAGCTTCGTGTGCGCGCAGCAGGGCTCCGACTGCGACATCTGGGACGGGCAGCCCGTGTGCAAGTGCAAGGACCGCTGCGAGAAGGAGCCCAACTTCACTTGCGCCTCCGACGGCCTCACCTACTACAACAAGTGCTACATGGACGCCGAGGCGTGTCTGCGCGGCACCCGCCTCACCACGGTGCCCTGCAAGCACATCTTCACCTGGCCCGACACCAGCCCCGTGCCGCAGGAGACCACGGCGCGCCCCACGCCGGGCGCCGGCCCCGAGCTGCCCGTGCCCCCCGCGCTCTACACCAACCCCTTCCACCAGTCCGTGCGCGCCGGCGGCACCGTCAGCTTCCGCTGCGACGTGAGCGGCCGCCCGCAGCCCGACATCACCTGGGAGAAGCAGAGCGAGCGGGAGGAGAACTTCATCATGCGGCCGGACCAGATGTACGGCAACGTGGTGGTCACCAACATCGGCCAGCTGGTCATCTACAACGCCCGCTACGAGGACGCCGGCATCTACACCTGCACGGCCCGCAACGCCGCCGGGCTGCTCCGCGCCGACTTCCCGCTGTCGGTGCTCCGGCGGGAGCCGGGGGGGACCCCGCGGAGcggcagcccccagcccttccccagcgCCGAGTGCCTGAAGGAGCCGGACCGGAGGCGCTGCGAGCCCACGGAGGTGCGCTGGCATTTCGACGCCAAGCAGGGCTCCTGCCTGACCTTCCGCTACGGCGGCTGCGGGGCCAACAGGAACCACTTCGAGACGTACGAGGAGTGCCGAGCcgcctgcctgggcagcgcccGCCCCACCTGCCTCCTGCCCATGGTGCAGGGGCCCTGCCAGAACTGGGAGCCGCGCTGGGCGTACAACCACCTGCTGAAGCAGTGCCACTCCTTCGTCTACGGCGGCTGCGAGGGCAACACCAACAACTTTGAGAGCAAGGAGACCTGCGAGGACGTGTGCCCCTTCCCCAAGAGCCTGCAGTGCAAGGCCTGCCGCCTGAAGAGCAAGATGGTGCTGAGCCTCTGCCGCAGCGACTTCGCCATCGTGGGGCGGCTCATGGAGATCGTGGAGGACCAGGACTCCGGCATAGCCCGCTTCGCCCTCGAGGACGTCCTCAAGGATGAGAAGATGGGCCTCAAGTTCTTCAACATCAAGTACCTGGAGGTGACCCTGACCGACATGGactggagctgcccctgccccaaCATGACGGCGGAGGACGGGCCCCTGATCATCATGGGCGAGGTGCACGACGGAATGGCCACGCTGGACCCCAGCAGCTACGTCCGGGCAGCCAACGACAAACGGGTGAAGAAGATCTATGAGCTGATGGAGAAGAAAACCTGCGACCTCCTGAACCGCTTCCAGGACTAG